The Leptospira neocaledonica DNA window GATTGTTCGAATAGTTCGGACTTATACCGATTCCAAAGAGACAAGTTTGATTCCTTTTTCTATTTATTGAACGGATCGAATGAAACCGTTTCCTATATCGATCCAATTACCATTCAATTTGTTTTTTCCCAATCGAGCAAGCATTCCGGGAACTTCTTCGAAATTAGATGGAAGAATTTCTTCCAAATGAAAAATTTTCTCTCCTTCCGTTTGATATTTATCAAACAAAACGGGAGTGGCACCATCGGAGAGTAATTTTTTCCCGCCTTGGTTCTGAGTTTGTAGCGGATGATCAAAAACAAAAACATCTCGATCTTGTGAGATCGCGTTTGATGCGGAGGACAATGCTCCACTTTTTGTAGGAGCCTCCATCATTAAAAGAGAAGGTGAGATTCCTGTAATGATTCTATTTCTTTTCGGGAATGCATATTTTCTCACTTCAAAACCGGGAGGACATTCAGTAATCACCAAGGCATTGTCAGAAGATTTCATTCTTTTATATAAATTCCTATTTTCTTGAGGATATTCTTTTTCGGGACCCGTTCCCATAACTCCGATCACAGGCATTCCTTGCTCCAATGTCAGGAACATTGCCGCGGCATCCACTCCCAAGGCCAGGCCTGAAATAATACCGTCCAATCCAAGAGAATATACGAAATTCGGAATTAGTTTAGAATAATGTAATGTGATTGGCGAGGCCTTTCTGGTTCCTACGACCGCTAAATAAGAAAGTTTCAGAAGACCTATGTTCCCAAAACAAAATAAATTGGGCGGGGGATCGTAAATTTCTTTGAGAAGACTGGGATATTCCTGGTCAAAATAAGAAACGATTTCCGCTCCCATCTTTTTCAATGAAGAAGAATAATTTTTGGAATCAAACTCTGCTTTTTCTATTAGGTCTTTGGGAAGTATTTCCCTTAATTTTTCTAAAACCTCAGATTTAGATCGGCTCTCGGATAGAAATCTAGATCTGCATAGAATCTTGTACAGACCTGGAGAAGAAAGAGAAAGAAAATCCATGTCGGATCTTTGTTTTAATTCTCAGGGGATTCCATTTTTTTAAGATTACCTATTACGTTTTTATAAGATTCATTTTCTTGCAGATCTTCTTTGATGAATCCGTCTTTTTTAAGACCCTCTATCGTATTTTTTAAATGTAAATAGATATCTTTTGCTTCTTGTGCCTTGCCGAATCTGTATAAAAAATTCCCTTTCGCAAATAACACGGGAACATTACGAGGTTCTTTTTTTAGGATAGAATCCAGGAGAGTAAAAGCCTTCTCTTGGTCTTGGAAACCTGCATTGATTCCTTCCCAAGAAGAATCCGCCATGGAGGAGTCAAAATAAATTAAAGCCAGTTGGTAAGGAAATCTGGAATCTCTGGTATCCTGTCTGGAAAGAGATTGGAAAATTTCGATAGCGATCTGTCTTCTTTTAGGTTCCCAACCCCTGTCTTTGGAGGCGTTTGCGTAAGACAAAGCGGTCTCAAAAAGAAGCTGTTGGTCCACAGGCATGAGGAGTTGTGCTTTGTCAAAATAAGGAAGAGAAGATTCGAAAAAATGAACATCGGCGCCGATTACTTCTGTCTTTCCGGAACCTTCTTCCTGGATTGCTTTATTATAATATTTGGATGCTAGATCGTAATCACCGATCTTCATGTATCCT harbors:
- a CDS encoding DNA-processing protein DprA gives rise to the protein MDFLSLSSPGLYKILCRSRFLSESRSKSEVLEKLREILPKDLIEKAEFDSKNYSSSLKKMGAEIVSYFDQEYPSLLKEIYDPPPNLFCFGNIGLLKLSYLAVVGTRKASPITLHYSKLIPNFVYSLGLDGIISGLALGVDAAAMFLTLEQGMPVIGVMGTGPEKEYPQENRNLYKRMKSSDNALVITECPPGFEVRKYAFPKRNRIITGISPSLLMMEAPTKSGALSSASNAISQDRDVFVFDHPLQTQNQGGKKLLSDGATPVLFDKYQTEGEKIFHLEEILPSNFEEVPGMLARLGKNKLNGNWIDIGNGFIRSVQ
- a CDS encoding tetratricopeptide repeat protein; protein product: MRIAVLLILLFVFLISDCKNLSKFSGKNTKPPTVEDLEAWKRRLDMDESEIIELEKKIREMASKTRSTGALSWKIAQGYMKIGDYDLASKYYNKAIQEEGSGKTEVIGADVHFFESSLPYFDKAQLLMPVDQQLLFETALSYANASKDRGWEPKRRQIAIEIFQSLSRQDTRDSRFPYQLALIYFDSSMADSSWEGINAGFQDQEKAFTLLDSILKKEPRNVPVLFAKGNFLYRFGKAQEAKDIYLHLKNTIEGLKKDGFIKEDLQENESYKNVIGNLKKMESPEN